A region from the Paraurantiacibacter namhicola genome encodes:
- a CDS encoding ETC complex I subunit, which yields MQARIYKRPKSAMQSGKALVDQWILEFDPAEAKKADPLMGWSGSGDTQAQVQLKFPDCAAAQAYAEKHGISARVHAVPPKTLKLQAYADNFR from the coding sequence ATGCAGGCCCGTATCTACAAACGCCCGAAATCCGCGATGCAGTCTGGCAAGGCGCTGGTCGACCAGTGGATCCTGGAATTCGATCCGGCGGAGGCCAAGAAGGCCGATCCGCTGATGGGCTGGTCCGGCAGCGGCGATACGCAGGCGCAGGTGCAGCTGAAATTTCCCGATTGCGCCGCCGCGCAGGCCTATGCCGAAAAGCACGGCATCAGCGCCCGCGTGCACGCCGTGCCGCCGAAGACGCTGAAGCTGCAGGCCTACGCCGACAACTTCCGGTAA
- the hrpB gene encoding ATP-dependent helicase HrpB encodes MPDQLPIHAVLPDLLAALRERPGAVLVAPPGAGKTTAVAPALLDEPWCSGTIILTSPRRVAARAAAERMAQMLGEKPGETVGYLTRLDAKRSAKTRILVVTEAIFVSQILSDQELAGISAVLFDEAHERHLDSDLGLALALESQSVLREDLRVLVMSATIDGARFARLLGKGTPVIESEGRAHDLHVEWLGSSPEKRIEDAMASAVLRAWREEEGDILAFLPGVGEIERVRERLEARLPQAPILPLHGQVQPAQQRAAIRRDGEGRRRIVLATAIAETSITLEGVSVVVDSGLSRRAEFDLAAGTTHLITTRASRAAAAQRAGRAARTGPGVAYRLWEEGGHAGRPEFDPPEMLTADLAPLVLSLASWGVADPASLAFLDPPPAPAVATARQRLAALGALLRQAQDERWIVTEFGKQVAALPMGPWQAAMLLHGAARGQAELAAKLALLLQERGLGGRGEDLAQRLQRWEGDRSPRAAASRKLAQGWAKRAERQYSAHAEPVEAGLKSANPIRPSTGSGRAELGQVPPAILLALALPDNIARRRDPSGEIWLSAGGRGYALDPASPIGAQEWLVIGDATGNAKGARITAALPLERGDIDAHLAHRTERRTALKWTGDRAEPRLESRLGAITLASGPDPEPDEEHIAQALVDKALDKSGEKLSAIVPADLAARARFAGIAELSDEALRASAATWLAPLLHGRRDLKVPRGKVVDALLGLVDWDTRQRLDRAAPPEFTSPAGTTHAIDYTGPDAPAVEVRVQALFGLDRHPMVGDTPLLLKLTSPAGRPIQTTRDLPGFWRGSWADVAKDMKGRYPKHRWPEEPWTEKPSLKTKNAFNR; translated from the coding sequence GTGCCCGACCAACTCCCCATCCACGCCGTCTTGCCGGACCTGCTCGCCGCCCTGCGCGAGCGGCCGGGTGCGGTGCTGGTTGCGCCGCCGGGGGCGGGCAAGACCACCGCGGTCGCGCCTGCGCTGCTGGACGAGCCGTGGTGCAGCGGCACCATCATCCTCACCAGCCCCCGCCGCGTGGCTGCGCGCGCTGCGGCAGAGCGGATGGCCCAGATGCTGGGCGAGAAGCCGGGCGAAACCGTCGGCTATCTCACCCGGCTGGATGCGAAACGCAGCGCGAAGACGCGTATCCTGGTGGTGACCGAGGCGATCTTTGTCTCGCAAATCCTTTCCGATCAGGAGCTTGCAGGCATCTCCGCAGTCCTGTTCGACGAGGCGCATGAGCGGCATCTCGACAGTGATCTCGGCCTTGCGCTGGCGCTTGAGAGCCAGTCTGTCCTGCGTGAAGACTTGCGCGTTCTGGTGATGAGCGCGACGATCGATGGCGCCCGGTTCGCGCGGCTGCTGGGAAAGGGCACGCCTGTTATCGAGAGCGAGGGAAGGGCGCATGACCTGCACGTGGAATGGCTCGGTTCCAGTCCGGAAAAGCGCATAGAGGACGCCATGGCGAGCGCCGTGCTGCGAGCCTGGCGCGAGGAGGAGGGCGACATTCTCGCCTTCCTGCCCGGCGTCGGCGAGATCGAGCGGGTGCGCGAGCGGCTGGAAGCGCGGCTGCCCCAAGCGCCGATCCTGCCGCTGCACGGACAGGTCCAGCCTGCCCAGCAGCGCGCGGCCATCCGCCGCGATGGCGAAGGGCGGCGGCGCATCGTGCTGGCAACGGCCATTGCGGAGACCTCCATCACGCTGGAGGGCGTCTCCGTCGTGGTCGACAGCGGGCTTTCGCGGCGCGCGGAGTTCGACTTGGCGGCCGGCACCACGCACCTGATCACCACACGCGCAAGCCGTGCCGCGGCGGCGCAGCGGGCAGGGCGTGCGGCGCGTACCGGGCCGGGTGTCGCCTATCGCCTGTGGGAGGAGGGCGGCCATGCCGGGCGGCCCGAATTCGACCCGCCGGAAATGCTCACCGCCGATTTGGCGCCGCTGGTCCTGAGTCTCGCAAGCTGGGGCGTGGCGGACCCGGCGAGCCTTGCCTTCCTCGATCCGCCACCGGCGCCTGCCGTGGCCACGGCGCGGCAGCGGCTGGCGGCGCTCGGCGCGCTCCTTCGACAGGCTCAGGATGAGCGGTGGATCGTGACCGAGTTCGGCAAGCAGGTGGCGGCCCTGCCGATGGGGCCTTGGCAGGCTGCCATGCTGCTCCACGGGGCCGCGCGCGGGCAGGCGGAATTGGCGGCGAAACTGGCGCTGCTGCTGCAGGAGCGCGGCCTCGGCGGGCGCGGCGAGGACCTGGCGCAGCGCCTGCAACGCTGGGAGGGCGACCGCTCCCCTCGAGCCGCTGCGAGCCGCAAGCTGGCGCAGGGCTGGGCAAAGCGGGCTGAAAGGCAGTACTCCGCTCATGCTGAGCCTGTCGAAGCAGGGTTGAAAAGCGCCAACCCAATTCGCCCTTCGACAGGCTCAGGACGAGCGGAGCTGGGGCAAGTCCCACCCGCCATCCTCCTCGCCCTCGCGCTGCCGGACAATATCGCGCGCCGCCGTGATCCGTCCGGCGAAATCTGGCTGTCGGCTGGCGGGCGTGGTTATGCGCTCGATCCGGCGAGCCCGATTGGGGCGCAGGAATGGCTTGTCATCGGCGATGCCACCGGTAATGCGAAGGGCGCGCGGATCACCGCAGCGCTGCCGCTGGAGCGCGGCGATATCGACGCGCATCTGGCCCACCGCACAGAGCGGCGCACCGCGCTCAAATGGACGGGCGACCGCGCCGAACCGCGTCTCGAGAGCCGTCTCGGCGCCATTACCCTGGCGAGCGGGCCGGACCCCGAGCCGGACGAGGAGCATATCGCGCAGGCTCTTGTGGACAAGGCTCTGGATAAGTCCGGGGAAAAGCTGTCGGCAATCGTCCCGGCAGACCTCGCCGCCCGCGCGCGCTTTGCAGGGATTGCCGAGCTTTCGGACGAGGCCCTGCGCGCGAGTGCCGCCACATGGCTCGCCCCGCTGCTGCATGGCCGCCGAGACCTGAAGGTGCCGCGCGGCAAGGTGGTCGATGCGCTGCTGGGCCTGGTCGACTGGGACACGCGCCAGCGGCTGGACCGCGCCGCACCGCCCGAATTCACCAGCCCGGCCGGCACGACACATGCGATCGACTACACTGGGCCGGACGCTCCAGCCGTGGAGGTGCGCGTGCAGGCCCTGTTCGGGCTGGACCGGCATCCAATGGTCGGCGACACGCCGCTGCTCCTCAAGCTCACCAGCCCCGCCGGCCGCCCCATCCAGACGACGCGCGACCTGCCCGGCTTTTGGCGCGGCAGCTGGGCCGATGTCGCGAAAGACATGAAGGGCCGGTATCCCAAGCACCGCTGGCCCGAGGAACCCTGGACCGAAAAGCCCAGTTTGAAGACAAAGAACGCGTTTAATCGTTAG
- a CDS encoding polyprenyl synthetase family protein, with amino-acid sequence MSAQVVEFPRKEPSLAPILSLTATAMNSVNSVILDRMQSEIPLIPALAGHLISGGGKRMRPMLTLAGAELVGYGGTRHHRLAAAVEFIHTATLLHDDVVDGSETRRGKETANIVFGNPATVLVGDFLFSRAFELMVEDGSLKVLKILSGASAIIAQGEVDQLVAQRRIETSEERYLSIIGRKTAALFAAASRISAVVAECSEEEEEALDAYGRNLGIAFQLVDDAIDYDTGTAEMGKDKGDDFREGKMTLPVILAYARGDAEERLFWQDAIAGFRIEDEDLEHATRLIQRHDAIAATRERARHYAQRACDALSIFPENKARAAMVEAAQFAVSRGY; translated from the coding sequence ATGAGCGCACAGGTCGTAGAATTCCCGCGCAAGGAGCCTTCGCTGGCCCCGATCCTGTCGCTGACCGCGACGGCGATGAATTCCGTCAATTCCGTCATCCTGGACCGCATGCAGAGCGAGATCCCGCTGATCCCGGCGCTGGCCGGGCACCTGATCAGCGGCGGAGGCAAGCGCATGCGCCCGATGCTCACGCTCGCCGGGGCGGAGCTGGTGGGATATGGCGGCACGCGCCATCACAGGCTCGCCGCTGCGGTGGAATTCATCCACACCGCCACGCTGCTGCATGACGATGTGGTGGACGGCAGCGAGACGCGGCGCGGCAAGGAAACCGCCAATATCGTGTTCGGCAACCCGGCCACCGTGCTGGTGGGCGATTTCCTGTTCAGCCGCGCGTTCGAGCTGATGGTGGAAGACGGCAGCCTGAAGGTGCTGAAGATCCTGTCCGGTGCCAGCGCCATCATCGCGCAGGGCGAGGTGGACCAGCTGGTCGCACAGCGCCGGATCGAAACGAGCGAGGAACGCTACCTTTCCATCATCGGACGCAAGACCGCCGCACTGTTCGCCGCCGCCAGCCGCATCAGCGCCGTGGTCGCCGAATGCAGCGAGGAAGAGGAAGAGGCGCTAGACGCCTATGGCCGCAACCTCGGCATAGCCTTCCAGCTGGTCGACGATGCGATCGATTACGACACCGGCACGGCCGAGATGGGCAAGGACAAGGGCGACGATTTCCGCGAGGGCAAGATGACCCTGCCCGTGATCCTCGCTTACGCCCGCGGCGACGCGGAAGAACGGCTTTTCTGGCAGGATGCCATCGCCGGCTTCCGGATCGAGGACGAGGACCTGGAGCACGCCACGCGGCTGATCCAGCGCCACGATGCCATCGCCGCCACGCGCGAACGCGCCCGCCATTATGCCCAACGCGCCTGCGACGCGCTCAGCATCTTCCCGGAAAACAAGGCCCGCGCCGCGATGGTGGAAGCCGCGCAATTCGCGGTGAGCCGGGGGTATTGA
- a CDS encoding chorismate mutase, which translates to MNGNPDTRPPEEVLGAFRRSIDNIDAALVHMLAERFRITQAVGHYKARAELPPADPAREKRQIERLRALAVEADLDPEFSEKFIRFVIEEVIRHHEQAREG; encoded by the coding sequence ATGAACGGCAATCCCGACACCCGCCCTCCGGAAGAGGTGCTGGGCGCATTCCGCCGCTCGATCGACAATATCGATGCCGCGCTGGTGCACATGCTGGCTGAACGGTTTCGCATCACCCAAGCCGTTGGCCATTACAAGGCGCGCGCGGAGCTGCCCCCGGCCGACCCGGCGCGAGAAAAAAGGCAGATCGAACGGCTGCGCGCCCTGGCGGTGGAAGCGGATTTGGACCCTGAATTCAGTGAAAAATTCATCCGCTTCGTGATCGAGGAAGTGATCCGACATCACGAACAGGCCCGCGAGGGTTAA
- a CDS encoding PAS domain-containing protein, with amino-acid sequence MNREDPKNAKMRTDRPAQADVIPRHDAAPGQFRADHPGDSFSGSSGVLFEQAMAQTRMAICLTDPNQPDMPIVFANRAFRNLTGYEEEEIIGRNCRFLQGPDTDPEPIEKIRTAIETEDVTVVELLNYRKNGEPFWNALHLGPIYNDAGELLYFFGSQWDVSNVRAARAQEHTAREMARELSHRMKNLFSVITGIVNITGRTRGITAEAQEINERIQALGRAYETTLDEASTGFIELNTAIRSILAPHDPDGEHLTLDGNGLSVPFALISGIGLVLHELADNAKQHGAWSNGSGHVKVAWERQNGDSPPNVVIHWTETGGPPVTTQPDASGTGHIVMDRLIRISGGTIERDWHEDGLRARIEFPIGTKNR; translated from the coding sequence ATGAATCGCGAAGATCCCAAAAACGCCAAGATGCGCACCGACAGGCCTGCACAGGCCGATGTCATCCCGCGTCATGATGCGGCCCCGGGCCAGTTCCGCGCTGATCACCCGGGCGACTCCTTCTCCGGATCGTCCGGCGTGCTGTTCGAACAGGCGATGGCGCAGACCCGCATGGCGATCTGCCTGACCGATCCGAACCAGCCGGACATGCCCATCGTCTTCGCCAACCGCGCCTTCCGCAACCTGACAGGGTATGAGGAAGAGGAAATCATCGGCCGTAACTGCCGTTTCCTGCAGGGACCGGACACGGACCCCGAGCCGATCGAGAAAATCCGCACCGCCATCGAGACCGAGGATGTCACGGTCGTGGAGCTGCTCAATTACCGCAAGAATGGCGAACCGTTCTGGAATGCCCTGCACCTGGGCCCGATCTACAATGATGCGGGCGAATTGCTGTATTTCTTCGGCAGCCAGTGGGACGTATCCAACGTAAGGGCCGCAAGAGCACAGGAACATACCGCACGGGAGATGGCGCGCGAGCTGTCACACCGGATGAAGAACCTGTTCTCCGTGATTACCGGAATCGTCAACATCACGGGCCGGACACGCGGGATCACTGCGGAAGCGCAAGAAATCAACGAGCGTATCCAGGCTCTGGGCCGCGCATACGAAACCACGCTGGACGAGGCATCGACCGGCTTCATCGAACTCAACACAGCCATCCGCTCTATCCTCGCGCCGCACGATCCGGACGGGGAACACCTGACGCTGGACGGCAACGGCCTGAGCGTACCCTTCGCGCTGATTTCTGGCATCGGCCTGGTGCTTCACGAACTGGCAGATAATGCCAAGCAGCATGGCGCATGGTCGAATGGCTCTGGACACGTAAAGGTCGCATGGGAACGCCAGAATGGCGACTCCCCGCCCAATGTCGTGATTCACTGGACGGAGACCGGCGGGCCGCCCGTGACGACTCAGCCGGACGCGAGCGGCACCGGACATATCGTCATGGACCGGCTGATCCGCATTTCCGGCGGGACGATAGAGCGTGACTGGCACGAAGACGGGCTGCGCGCGCGGATCGAATTCCCGATCGGGACGAAGAACCGATGA
- a CDS encoding response regulator yields the protein MKPRILLLEDEPLILMDLELSAEDLGCEPVLATRVDDALDVLEKDHDIAVAVLDFTLPENCNCIPVARELERRAVPYLLHSGDLDRLREAIRSLDAPIIPKPANGRTVIERAIGLIQREPQPT from the coding sequence ATGAAACCGCGTATCCTGCTGCTGGAGGACGAGCCCCTGATCCTGATGGACCTGGAGCTGTCTGCCGAAGACCTCGGCTGCGAGCCGGTGCTTGCCACGCGCGTGGACGATGCGCTCGACGTGCTCGAAAAGGATCACGATATTGCCGTGGCGGTGCTCGACTTCACGCTGCCCGAGAACTGCAATTGCATCCCCGTCGCCCGCGAACTGGAGCGCCGAGCCGTGCCTTACCTGCTGCACTCGGGCGATCTCGACCGTCTGCGCGAGGCGATCCGGTCACTGGACGCACCGATCATCCCGAAGCCGGCCAACGGTCGCACCGTGATCGAGCGTGCCATCGGCCTCATCCAGCGCGAACCCCAGCCCACCTGA
- a CDS encoding ATP-binding protein: MMLIAAGWISILLLFGGVALDRTLTALVTGQFDDRLEYLLNAMVGSAEIGPDGEVYFNRPLGDQRFLEPNSGLYWQISGEGYEDWPSRSLWDRTLDIRADERDPDPDFYDSGQFAGEPLRVVERSVQLPGSETTWKFAVAGTRDELDEQIGENRRILTISFAILGIGLFLMAMFQTLYGLGPLRRIRRAIARIRTTGRNRVTDPLPREVQPMVDELNALLEHSERQAQEARTHAGNLAHALKTPLTVLTNAASARSEDLDDTVLREAATMRRQVDHHLARARAVGRRAYGLSRSNVMESAEAVERAVARLYPKVRFDLDGKGACDVAIERQDLDELLGNIIENAAKYGGGSVFITVDPDPEAPLASIWVEDDGAGIPEEERSRIFGRGARLDTEKPGTGLGLSIVNDVVGIYGGTVELDESEDLGGLLVILNLPRAAAATAAD, from the coding sequence ATGATGCTGATTGCAGCGGGGTGGATTTCCATCCTGCTGCTGTTTGGCGGGGTGGCGCTGGACCGCACGCTGACCGCGCTGGTCACCGGCCAGTTCGACGACCGGCTGGAATACCTCCTCAACGCCATGGTCGGATCGGCCGAGATCGGCCCCGATGGCGAGGTCTATTTCAACCGGCCGCTGGGCGACCAGCGCTTCCTTGAGCCCAATAGCGGCCTGTACTGGCAGATCTCCGGCGAAGGCTATGAGGATTGGCCCAGCCGTTCCCTGTGGGACCGGACGCTGGACATTCGCGCAGACGAGCGCGACCCGGACCCCGATTTCTACGACAGCGGCCAGTTTGCTGGTGAGCCGCTGCGCGTGGTCGAGCGCAGCGTGCAGCTGCCGGGCAGCGAGACGACGTGGAAGTTCGCCGTAGCCGGCACGCGCGACGAGCTGGACGAGCAGATCGGCGAGAACCGCCGCATCCTGACCATCTCCTTCGCGATCCTGGGCATCGGCCTGTTCCTGATGGCCATGTTCCAGACGCTGTATGGCCTCGGCCCGCTGCGCCGCATCCGCCGCGCCATCGCGCGCATCCGCACAACCGGCCGCAACCGCGTCACCGACCCGCTGCCGCGCGAGGTCCAGCCCATGGTGGACGAGCTGAACGCCCTGCTGGAGCATTCCGAGCGGCAGGCGCAGGAAGCGCGCACCCATGCAGGCAATCTCGCCCATGCACTGAAGACACCGCTGACCGTGCTCACCAATGCCGCCAGCGCGCGGTCGGAAGATTTGGACGATACCGTGCTGCGCGAAGCGGCCACCATGCGCCGCCAGGTCGACCACCACCTCGCCCGCGCGCGAGCGGTGGGCCGGCGCGCCTACGGTCTCTCCCGCTCCAACGTCATGGAAAGCGCCGAGGCGGTCGAGCGCGCGGTTGCGCGGCTTTACCCCAAGGTCCGATTCGACCTGGACGGGAAGGGCGCCTGCGATGTCGCGATAGAGCGGCAGGATCTCGACGAATTGCTCGGCAACATTATCGAGAATGCCGCGAAATACGGCGGTGGCAGCGTATTCATCACCGTCGATCCCGATCCCGAAGCGCCGCTCGCATCCATCTGGGTGGAAGATGACGGGGCCGGTATCCCGGAAGAGGAACGCTCGCGAATCTTTGGCCGCGGGGCCCGGCTGGACACCGAGAAGCCCGGCACGGGGCTGGGCCTGTCCATCGTGAACGACGTGGTGGGCATTTACGGCGGCACGGTCGAACTGGACGAGAGCGAGGACCTGGGCGGCCTGCTGGTGATCCTGAACCTGCCGCGCGCCGCTGCGGCAACGGCAGCCGACTGA
- a CDS encoding response regulator transcription factor, whose amino-acid sequence MRILIVEDEPTLGQQLKGTLEQNGYAVDLSTDGEDGHFLGSTEDYDAVVLDLGLPEIDGLTVLGMWRKEGRNFPVLVLTARDSWSDKVAGLDAGADDYLAKPFQTEELIARLRALIRRASGNASSELVAGDVRLDTRSGRVTLAGEPVKLTAQEYKLLSYLMHHKGKVVSRTELIEHIYDQDFDRDSNTIEVFVTRIRKKLGANVITTIRGLGYSLDDPDDPSRE is encoded by the coding sequence ATGCGCATCCTGATCGTCGAGGACGAACCGACACTGGGCCAGCAGCTGAAAGGCACGCTGGAGCAGAACGGTTACGCCGTCGACCTTTCCACCGATGGCGAAGACGGCCATTTCCTCGGCTCGACCGAGGATTACGATGCCGTCGTGCTCGACCTCGGCCTGCCGGAGATCGACGGGCTGACCGTGCTGGGCATGTGGCGCAAGGAAGGCCGCAACTTCCCCGTGCTGGTGCTGACCGCGCGCGACAGCTGGAGCGACAAGGTCGCCGGGCTGGACGCGGGCGCGGACGATTACCTTGCCAAGCCGTTCCAGACCGAAGAGCTGATCGCCCGCCTGCGCGCGCTGATCCGCCGTGCTTCGGGCAATGCCAGCAGCGAACTGGTGGCAGGCGATGTGCGCCTGGACACCCGCAGCGGCCGCGTGACACTGGCCGGGGAGCCGGTGAAGCTGACCGCGCAGGAATACAAGCTGCTCAGCTACCTGATGCACCACAAGGGCAAGGTCGTCAGCCGGACAGAGCTGATCGAGCATATCTACGACCAGGATTTCGACCGCGATTCGAACACGATCGAGGTCTTCGTCACCCGCATCCGCAAGAAGCTGGGTGCCAATGTCATCACCACGATCCGTGGCCTCGGTTACAGCCTCGACGACCCCGACGATCCCAGCCGCGAGTGA
- a CDS encoding SIMPL domain-containing protein: MSRFAIPAALAIACALPATAHAAEVQVQAAGPVIELTVTEQVKAKPDIATIRTGVTTQARTAVEAMRLNALEMTKVIERLKALGVDPDDIQTTGVRLGAEYDYNNQTRRQVFRGYSASNGVMVTVRDVANVGPLLDALVAQGATDIGGPDFSIEDDSAAREQAREAAVMNGRAQALQYARWNGYSDVRLIAVEEVIRPGMPQPVARMASLDVMEESASTPIQPGMVATGVTVTLKYEMVR, translated from the coding sequence ATGTCCCGTTTCGCCATTCCCGCCGCGCTCGCCATCGCCTGTGCGCTTCCCGCCACTGCCCACGCAGCGGAGGTGCAGGTGCAGGCAGCCGGTCCCGTGATCGAACTGACGGTGACCGAGCAGGTGAAGGCCAAGCCCGACATCGCCACCATCCGCACCGGCGTGACCACCCAGGCGCGCACTGCGGTGGAGGCCATGCGGCTCAACGCGCTGGAAATGACCAAGGTGATCGAACGGCTGAAAGCGCTGGGCGTCGATCCGGACGATATCCAGACCACCGGCGTGCGGCTGGGCGCGGAGTATGATTACAACAACCAGACCCGCCGCCAGGTCTTCCGCGGCTATTCCGCCAGCAATGGCGTGATGGTGACGGTGCGCGACGTGGCGAATGTCGGCCCGCTGCTGGATGCGCTGGTGGCGCAGGGCGCGACCGATATCGGTGGACCGGATTTCTCCATCGAGGATGACAGCGCAGCCCGCGAACAGGCGCGCGAGGCCGCCGTGATGAACGGCCGGGCGCAGGCGCTGCAATATGCGCGCTGGAACGGCTATTCCGACGTGCGCCTGATTGCGGTGGAGGAAGTGATCCGGCCCGGTATGCCGCAGCCCGTCGCCCGCATGGCTTCTCTGGACGTGATGGAGGAATCCGCATCCACCCCGATCCAGCCCGGCATGGTTGCCACGGGTGTTACCGTGACGCTGAAGTACGAGATGGTGCGTTAG
- a CDS encoding ABC-F family ATP-binding cassette domain-containing protein yields the protein MAEPPILSWEGLGLQQGGRWLFGGPDREALDLHIGPRDRIALIGRNGAGKTTLFRLIADRIEADRGTRKTKAHTHIVLLEQEPDFTGFDTLMDFALHSTADGGQAPAEHEVEAIAGQLGIDMSRDAATASGGEKRRAALSRALALDPDLLLLDEPTNHLDLSAIDWLEGWLERYRGAFIAISHDREFLKRLTRATLWLDRGNLRRKEVGFGGYEAWEEQVYAEEARAAERLDAKLKIEAHWLERGVTARRKRNQGRLEKLWDMRAQRAAMIGPAGSAKLKLASDDNKTKSVIVAEKISKSYGDRAIIRDFSLRIQRGDRIGLVGGNGAGKTTLLKMLTGELEPDTGEVTRAKTLSGVMIDQQRSLMQPDKTIRQVLAEGGDWIDVRGNRKHVQGYLKEFLFDPGLVDTKVGTLSGGERSRLLLAREFARESNLLVLDEPTNDLDLETLDLLQEVIADYEGTVLLVSHDRDFLDRTVTITLGLDGSGKVDVVAGGYADWERKRKERPQRAGRKEKAAGDTAPPAPPPPPPPPKAAKLSYKDQRDYELLPDRIVELEAAIARGEEILSDPDLFTADPQKFANITKGLENARAEKDAAEERWLELAEQVEG from the coding sequence ATGGCGGAACCACCAATCCTTTCCTGGGAAGGCCTTGGCTTGCAGCAAGGCGGCCGCTGGCTGTTCGGCGGGCCTGATCGCGAGGCACTGGACCTGCATATCGGCCCGCGCGATCGCATTGCGCTGATCGGGCGCAACGGCGCTGGCAAGACCACGCTGTTCCGCCTGATCGCGGACCGGATCGAGGCGGACCGCGGGACGCGTAAGACCAAGGCGCACACGCATATCGTGCTGCTGGAGCAGGAGCCGGATTTCACCGGCTTCGACACGCTGATGGACTTCGCGTTGCACAGCACTGCCGATGGCGGACAGGCCCCGGCGGAGCACGAGGTGGAGGCCATCGCAGGCCAGCTCGGCATCGACATGTCGCGTGACGCCGCCACGGCGAGCGGGGGCGAGAAACGCCGCGCCGCCCTGTCGCGCGCGCTGGCCTTGGACCCGGACCTGCTGCTGCTGGACGAGCCGACGAACCACCTGGACCTGTCCGCCATCGACTGGCTGGAAGGCTGGCTGGAGCGTTATCGCGGCGCCTTCATCGCCATCAGCCACGACCGCGAATTCCTGAAGCGCCTGACGCGCGCGACCCTGTGGCTCGACCGCGGAAACCTGCGCCGCAAGGAAGTGGGATTCGGCGGTTACGAGGCGTGGGAAGAGCAAGTCTATGCCGAGGAGGCGCGCGCCGCCGAGCGGCTGGATGCCAAGCTGAAGATCGAGGCGCACTGGCTGGAGCGCGGCGTGACCGCGCGGCGCAAGCGCAACCAGGGCCGGCTGGAGAAGCTGTGGGACATGCGCGCCCAGCGCGCCGCCATGATCGGCCCAGCCGGCAGCGCGAAGCTGAAGCTGGCGAGCGACGACAACAAGACAAAGTCCGTCATCGTGGCGGAGAAAATCTCCAAGTCCTATGGCGACCGGGCGATCATCCGCGACTTCTCCCTGCGCATCCAGCGCGGCGACCGGATCGGCCTGGTCGGCGGAAACGGCGCGGGCAAGACCACGCTGCTGAAGATGCTGACGGGCGAGCTGGAGCCCGACACGGGCGAAGTCACACGGGCGAAAACGCTCTCCGGCGTGATGATCGACCAGCAGCGCAGCCTGATGCAGCCGGACAAGACCATAAGGCAGGTGCTGGCGGAAGGTGGCGACTGGATCGACGTGCGCGGCAATCGCAAGCATGTGCAGGGTTACCTGAAGGAATTCCTGTTCGATCCCGGACTTGTCGACACCAAGGTCGGCACGCTGTCAGGCGGGGAGCGCAGCCGCCTGCTGCTGGCGCGCGAATTCGCCCGCGAATCGAACCTGCTGGTGCTGGACGAGCCGACCAACGACCTCGACCTGGAAACGCTGGACCTGCTGCAGGAAGTGATCGCCGATTACGAAGGCACCGTGCTGCTGGTCAGCCACGACCGCGACTTCCTGGACCGCACCGTCACCATCACTCTGGGCCTTGATGGCAGCGGCAAGGTGGACGTGGTGGCCGGCGGCTATGCCGACTGGGAACGCAAGCGCAAGGAACGCCCGCAGCGCGCAGGCCGCAAGGAGAAGGCCGCTGGCGACACGGCTCCGCCCGCGCCGCCGCCTCCCCCTCCGCCGCCGAAAGCGGCCAAGCTCTCCTACAAGGACCAGCGCGATTACGAATTGCTGCCGGACCGTATCGTGGAGCTGGAGGCTGCCATCGCGCGGGGCGAGGAGATCCTATCGGACCCGGACCTGTTCACCGCCGATCCGCAGAAATTCGCCAACATCACCAAGGGCCTCGAAAACGCCCGTGCCGAAAAGGACGCGGCAGAGGAACGCTGGCTGGAGCTGGCGGAGCAGGTCGAGGGATAA
- a CDS encoding DUF4199 domain-containing protein: protein MFRYALIFGSIAGVVAIAIISLILLSVGGNHSSSEFLGYLVMLVVMMLVFVGIKRYRDMEQGGVIRFGTALGLGVAITAVAGVFYVLSWELFLAATDYAFITEYSNGLLAEARAMPDAVQSAERIKEIEASVTLYRNPAFRMMISFIELFPVGLFVSLLSAFLLRKPGFLPANSPA, encoded by the coding sequence ATGTTTCGTTACGCCCTGATCTTCGGCTCCATCGCCGGGGTCGTCGCCATCGCCATCATATCCCTGATCCTGCTGTCGGTAGGGGGTAATCACTCTTCCAGCGAGTTCCTCGGCTACCTCGTCATGCTGGTGGTGATGATGCTCGTCTTCGTGGGCATCAAGCGGTACCGCGACATGGAGCAGGGCGGTGTGATCCGCTTCGGAACCGCTCTGGGGCTGGGCGTGGCCATCACCGCCGTCGCCGGCGTGTTCTACGTGCTGAGCTGGGAGCTATTCCTGGCGGCCACGGATTATGCCTTCATCACGGAATACAGCAACGGCCTGCTGGCAGAGGCGCGCGCCATGCCCGACGCCGTGCAGAGCGCGGAGCGGATCAAGGAAATCGAGGCGTCGGTGACGCTGTACCGCAACCCGGCATTCCGCATGATGATCAGCTTCATCGAACTGTTCCCGGTCGGGCTGTTCGTATCGCTGCTGTCGGCGTTCCTGCTGCGCAAGCCCGGGTTCCTGCCCGCAAATTCGCCCGCCTGA